A genome region from Sphingobacteriaceae bacterium GW460-11-11-14-LB5 includes the following:
- a CDS encoding UDP-GlcNAc--UDP-phosphate GlcNAc-1-phosphate transferase, whose translation MTAILAIIILIGLFIIEIIYFKIADRYNIIDQPNHRSSHSAVTIRGGGILFGIAGLLAFFLFGFQYLFFTIGLFLIALISFLDDMHTLNNKVRLVVHGLSVLLLFTQLDVIYFPWYFTAIGVIVVIGTINAYNFMDGINGITGGYSLLLLATLYYIDQYIIDFTSIELLLTVIISLVVFNFFNFRKKAKCFAGDVGSVSIAFIIVFVLGQLIFKTQNPAYILFLLMYGLDTVTTIFFRVVRKENIFKAHRSHFYQFLANEKKWPQLAVVALYLVVQLLINLLILFIIQGNLLSALLLLMVCLVVFVTLRFRIEGKEHLFNLKLSNE comes from the coding sequence ATGACAGCTATACTTGCAATAATCATCCTTATCGGTCTTTTTATTATTGAAATAATTTATTTCAAAATCGCCGATCGATATAATATAATTGATCAACCCAACCATCGAAGTTCGCACTCCGCAGTTACCATCCGTGGGGGTGGGATTCTTTTTGGGATTGCAGGGCTGCTTGCCTTTTTTCTTTTTGGTTTTCAGTATTTATTTTTCACTATCGGATTATTTCTGATTGCTTTAATCAGCTTTTTAGATGATATGCATACACTAAACAATAAAGTACGTTTAGTGGTTCATGGTTTATCAGTATTGTTGCTATTTACGCAATTAGACGTAATTTATTTTCCATGGTATTTTACAGCCATTGGGGTGATCGTAGTGATAGGGACCATAAACGCCTATAATTTTATGGACGGAATCAATGGGATTACAGGGGGATACAGCCTTTTATTACTAGCTACTCTCTATTACATTGATCAATATATAATTGATTTTACTTCTATCGAACTGCTTCTAACGGTTATCATATCTTTAGTTGTTTTTAATTTCTTCAACTTCAGGAAGAAAGCTAAATGTTTTGCCGGAGATGTAGGCAGTGTAAGCATAGCTTTTATCATTGTATTTGTTTTAGGGCAACTTATTTTTAAAACCCAGAATCCAGCCTATATTTTATTTCTTCTTATGTATGGCCTCGATACAGTGACCACTATTTTCTTCAGAGTAGTAAGAAAGGAGAACATTTTTAAGGCACATCGCTCACATTTTTATCAGTTTTTGGCCAATGAAAAAAAATGGCCACAATTAGCTGTGGTCGCACTTTACCTAGTGGTACAGCTTTTAATTAATCTTTTAATTCTTTTCATTATTCAGGGCAATTTGTTATCGGCATTATTATTGTTGATGGTGTGTCTGGTTGTTTTTGTTACTCTACGGTTTAGAATTGAGGGTAAAGAACATTTGTTTAACTTAAAGTTAAGTAATGAGTGA
- a CDS encoding mannose-1-phosphate guanylyltransferase, translating into MAGGVGSRFWPKSRNHFPKQFIDILGLGKSLLQLTYERFLNICPKEQIYILTNESYSGLVADQLPNLLANNILLEPSRNNTAPCIAYASYKIFQINPDANIVVAPSDHLILKEQEFLTKVDQALTFAAEHDALLTLGISPTRPDTGYGYIRYQDGLSEVKKVEAFMEKPSLEKAEEYLANGDYVWNAGIFIWSVKAIKKAFNKYATDIDKIFTRGDNFYNTKEETNYIIENYPTAPNISIDYAILEKADNVYTIPADIGWSDLGTWASLHTVANKDVNANAVNCAFLHLDKTSNCIIQLPDNKAAVIKGMENYIIVDDGKVLLIYPKSDEQEIKQVAAGMVSIFGNDYL; encoded by the coding sequence ATGGCGGGAGGTGTTGGCTCCCGCTTTTGGCCAAAAAGTCGAAACCACTTTCCTAAGCAATTTATAGACATATTGGGATTAGGTAAATCCTTATTACAACTGACATATGAGCGGTTTTTAAACATCTGTCCTAAAGAACAAATTTATATTCTCACGAATGAAAGTTATTCTGGTTTGGTGGCGGATCAGTTACCAAACCTTTTAGCTAATAATATATTGTTGGAACCTAGTCGCAATAATACTGCGCCTTGTATCGCTTATGCCAGTTATAAAATCTTTCAAATCAATCCAGATGCAAATATAGTTGTTGCACCATCAGATCACCTTATTTTAAAAGAGCAAGAATTTTTAACTAAAGTGGATCAAGCCTTAACTTTTGCTGCTGAACACGATGCATTACTTACACTCGGTATTAGCCCAACAAGACCAGATACAGGCTATGGCTATATTAGATATCAAGATGGATTATCGGAAGTAAAAAAAGTTGAAGCTTTTATGGAAAAGCCTTCTCTGGAGAAAGCAGAAGAATACTTAGCCAATGGCGATTACGTTTGGAATGCTGGCATTTTTATTTGGTCGGTTAAAGCAATAAAAAAAGCATTTAATAAGTATGCAACTGATATAGACAAGATTTTTACACGAGGTGATAATTTCTATAATACCAAAGAAGAAACGAATTATATTATAGAAAACTATCCCACAGCGCCAAATATTTCTATTGACTACGCTATATTAGAGAAAGCCGATAACGTATATACCATTCCTGCTGATATTGGTTGGTCTGATTTAGGTACCTGGGCATCCTTACATACTGTAGCCAACAAGGATGTTAATGCGAATGCTGTAAATTGTGCTTTTTTACATTTAGATAAAACCTCTAATTGTATAATACAGTTACCAGATAATAAGGCCGCTGTTATTAAAGGAATGGAAAATTATATTATTGTGGATGATGGGAAAGTGTTGCTGATTTACCCAAAATCAGATGAGCAAGAAATTAAGCAGGTTGCCGCTGGCATGGTAAGCATTTTTGGAAACGACTATTTATAG
- a CDS encoding GDP-fucose synthetase: protein MNKNDKIYIAGHRGMVGSAILRNLERNGFDNILTATSSVLDLRDTLAVSSFFQNEQPDYVFLAAAKVGGIVANNTYRADFIYENLMIQNNVIHQAYVNKVRKLMFLGSSCIYPKLAPQPLKEEYLLTGELESTNEPYAIAKIAGIKMCDAYRKQYGCNFISVMPTNLYGPNDNYDLNNSHVLPAMLRKFIIAKKNAEKSVTIWGSGTPQREFLHADDLAEACVFLMEKYDEPGLINIGVGEDISILALAELVKKTVGFQGNILTDISKPDGTPRKLMSVDKINGLGWKAKIKLEEGVSKVYQEIKDNDWN, encoded by the coding sequence ATGAATAAGAACGATAAAATTTACATTGCTGGACATAGAGGAATGGTCGGTTCAGCAATACTTCGAAATTTAGAACGCAACGGTTTTGACAATATATTAACTGCAACATCCTCCGTCTTAGATTTGAGAGATACCTTGGCTGTATCGAGTTTTTTTCAAAACGAGCAGCCTGACTATGTTTTTTTAGCAGCAGCTAAGGTTGGTGGAATAGTTGCAAATAATACTTATCGAGCTGATTTTATTTATGAGAATTTGATGATCCAGAATAATGTAATCCACCAAGCTTATGTAAATAAAGTTAGAAAACTGATGTTTTTAGGCTCGTCTTGTATTTACCCTAAATTAGCACCTCAACCACTAAAGGAGGAATACTTGTTAACAGGTGAATTAGAATCTACCAATGAACCATATGCAATAGCAAAAATTGCGGGCATTAAAATGTGCGATGCTTATCGTAAGCAGTATGGCTGTAACTTTATTTCAGTTATGCCAACAAATCTATATGGACCAAATGATAATTATGATTTAAATAACTCGCATGTATTGCCCGCCATGCTTCGCAAGTTTATTATTGCTAAGAAAAATGCAGAAAAGTCAGTTACTATTTGGGGTAGTGGAACGCCTCAAAGAGAATTTTTGCATGCTGATGATTTAGCTGAAGCTTGTGTTTTTCTAATGGAAAAATATGATGAACCAGGTTTAATTAATATTGGTGTTGGAGAAGATATCTCCATTTTAGCTTTAGCCGAATTGGTTAAAAAAACGGTAGGCTTTCAAGGTAATATTTTGACAGACATTTCAAAACCTGATGGTACTCCTAGGAAGTTAATGAGTGTTGATAAAATTAACGGGCTGGGTTGGAAAGCAAAAATAAAATTGGAAGAAGGGGTTTCCAAAGTATACCAAGAAATTAAAGATAATGATTGGAACTAA
- a CDS encoding GDP-mannose 4,6-dehydratase, producing MKKALITGITGQDGAYLADLLLKKGYEVHGIKRRSSLFNTDRIDHLYQDPHESNVRFKLHYGDLSDSTNLIRIVQEVQPDEIYNLGAMSHVKVSFDTPEYTANADGIGTLRLLEALRILGLEKKTKIYQASTSELYGLVQAVPQSETTPFYPRSPYAVAKMYAYWITVNYREAYGMFACNGILFNHESPLRGETFVTRKITRGTAKIALGLQDKLYLGNLDAQRDWGHAKDYVEAMWLILQQDTPEDYVIATGVTTTVRDFVKMSFKEVGIELEFKGKGADEKAYVVSCINPDYQLEIGKEVVSVDAAYFRPTEVDLLIGDPTKSKTKLGWIPKYDLPALVSEMMVSDVDHFKKELMLKAAGYSVKNQFE from the coding sequence ATGAAAAAAGCTCTAATAACAGGTATTACAGGTCAAGATGGAGCATATCTTGCCGATTTACTTTTGAAAAAAGGATATGAAGTACATGGTATAAAAAGAAGAAGTTCTTTATTTAATACAGATCGTATAGATCATTTATATCAGGATCCACATGAAAGTAATGTAAGGTTTAAGTTACATTATGGAGATCTTAGCGACTCTACCAACCTTATCCGTATTGTACAAGAAGTTCAACCAGACGAGATCTATAATTTAGGTGCAATGAGCCACGTGAAAGTAAGTTTCGATACACCAGAATATACAGCTAATGCAGATGGGATAGGAACTTTAAGGTTGTTAGAAGCATTACGCATACTTGGTTTAGAGAAAAAAACTAAAATCTACCAAGCATCTACCTCAGAATTATATGGTCTGGTTCAAGCTGTACCTCAAAGCGAAACCACACCATTTTATCCAAGATCTCCATATGCAGTTGCAAAAATGTATGCTTATTGGATTACCGTTAACTATCGCGAAGCATATGGTATGTTTGCCTGTAATGGAATTTTATTTAACCACGAAAGCCCTTTACGGGGAGAAACTTTTGTTACCAGAAAGATTACAAGAGGTACTGCTAAAATTGCATTAGGGCTACAGGATAAGCTATATTTAGGCAATTTGGATGCGCAACGTGACTGGGGGCACGCAAAGGATTATGTTGAAGCAATGTGGTTAATTCTGCAACAAGATACTCCAGAAGATTATGTAATTGCAACCGGGGTTACAACAACAGTAAGAGATTTTGTAAAGATGTCTTTCAAAGAAGTGGGAATTGAACTTGAATTTAAGGGGAAAGGAGCTGATGAGAAAGCGTACGTTGTATCGTGTATTAATCCAGATTACCAATTAGAAATTGGAAAAGAAGTTGTTTCTGTTGATGCTGCCTATTTTAGGCCTACAGAAGTTGATTTATTAATTGGAGATCCAACAAAATCGAAAACTAAGTTAGGTTGGATACCTAAATATGATTTACCTGCTCTAGTTAGTGAAATGATGGTTTCTGATGTGGACCACTTCAAAAAAGAGTTGATGTTAAAGGCCGCAGGATACAGTGTTAAAAACCAATTTGAGTAA
- a CDS encoding nucleoside-diphosphate-sugar epimerase, protein MIHNLILTGSSGFVGQNLTNYLTKHVNYKITSLDRVYLKNVNIEFPDGTEAIVHLAGKAHDLKNVSGANEYYEVNFELTKKLYDAFIKSDAQKFIFISSVKAVADIVDGELTENAIPSPKTHYGKSKLLAEQYIMNQQLPAGKSYYILRPCMIHGPGNKGNLNLLFQFVKRGIPYPLAAFKNKRSFLSVDNLCFVISNLLEKNVPSGIYNVADDEALSTNQVVEILAGALDKKAVLWRVNINLVKFLAKIGDYTKMPLNSERLNKLTENYIVNNKKIKEVIKDNLPLKSDEGLVKTATSFDVNE, encoded by the coding sequence ATGATACATAATTTAATATTGACTGGATCATCTGGTTTTGTAGGTCAAAATTTGACTAATTACTTAACAAAACATGTTAATTACAAAATTACATCATTGGATCGTGTATATTTGAAAAACGTTAATATCGAGTTTCCAGATGGAACAGAAGCAATTGTTCATTTAGCTGGTAAAGCACATGATTTAAAGAATGTGAGCGGCGCAAATGAATATTATGAAGTAAATTTTGAGCTTACAAAAAAACTGTATGATGCATTTATAAAGTCTGACGCTCAGAAATTTATTTTTATAAGTTCAGTAAAGGCTGTTGCTGATATAGTAGATGGAGAACTAACTGAAAATGCTATTCCTTCGCCAAAAACACACTATGGCAAATCCAAACTTCTGGCTGAACAATATATAATGAACCAACAATTGCCAGCAGGAAAATCTTATTATATCCTAAGGCCTTGTATGATACATGGTCCAGGAAATAAAGGTAATTTGAATCTATTGTTTCAATTCGTTAAAAGAGGAATCCCATATCCTTTAGCCGCTTTTAAAAATAAACGATCATTCCTTTCAGTTGATAATCTTTGTTTTGTAATTAGCAACCTGCTAGAAAAAAATGTGCCTTCAGGTATATATAATGTAGCTGATGATGAAGCTTTATCAACCAATCAAGTTGTTGAAATACTTGCAGGCGCTTTAGATAAAAAGGCCGTTTTATGGAGAGTTAATATAAATTTGGTTAAATTCTTGGCTAAAATTGGAGATTATACTAAAATGCCCCTAAATAGTGAACGTTTAAATAAACTAACAGAAAATTATATAGTAAATAATAAAAAAATAAAAGAGGTAATTAAAGATAACTTACCACTTAAAAGTGATGAAGGATTGGTAAAAACAGCAACCTCATTTGATGTTAATGAATAA